ATCCTCGTGATTGCCGTGCTGGCCGCGCTGATCGACCAGTTCGTGCTTGAAAACCTCAAGCATCGCTTGCTGCGCTACCAATACGTCTGACGTTCTCATCATGATGTCCCGCATGCGTCCATTCGTCCTTGCCGCGGGCCTGCTGCTCGCGGGCCTTGCGCTGGCGCAGCCGGAGACCTTTCCGGCAGCAAAGGCGCGCGGTGAACTGGTCGTGGGCGTGCCGTATCTGGCGCCGCCGCCGGTCGCGGGGGCGAAGATCCGCACGCCCGAAGGCCTGGATGCCGCCATCACGGAAAAGCTGGGCGCCAGCCTGAAGCTGCCCGTGCGGCTGGTTCAACTGCCGGCCGCCGACGCCGCTCGGGCGCTCAAGGCGGGCGAGGTGGATCTGGTGCTGGCCGACCGCGCCGACGGACAGCCGCAGACCGTTGCAGTGCAAGCCACTGGCTACGCCGCGCGGCCCAAGGCCGTGATCCGCACCGACACTCGGATGCGCAAACCCGCCGATGTGCAAGGCCGCAGCGTGTGCATGGCCGAAGCCGCCACACAGGCGCAAGCGCTGGCGCAAAGCTGGGGCGCAACCGTCAAGACCTACCGCGTGCCGTCGGACGCGCTGGTCGCCGTGCGTGAAGGCGAGTGCGACATCGGTCTGGTCGACGATGCCGTCTGGGAGCCGCTGATGCGCTTCCCGGAATGGAAGAAGTTTTCGTCGACGCTGACCGCCGATGGCGCTCGCCAG
The DNA window shown above is from Achromobacter spanius and carries:
- a CDS encoding transporter substrate-binding domain-containing protein, whose translation is MMSRMRPFVLAAGLLLAGLALAQPETFPAAKARGELVVGVPYLAPPPVAGAKIRTPEGLDAAITEKLGASLKLPVRLVQLPAADAARALKAGEVDLVLADRADGQPQTVAVQATGYAARPKAVIRTDTRMRKPADVQGRSVCMAEAATQAQALAQSWGATVKTYRVPSDALVAVREGECDIGLVDDAVWEPLMRFPEWKKFSSTLTADGARQERVWLLSAQDDASRAWLGQEMRAWDRAGAWKAMTTKWARDVAFDVYLDQEVPDCHG